The Liquorilactobacillus nagelii DSM 13675 DNA window TTGCGAAGCAAACGCAAAGTATGTGTTAATGCTAATTCGGCAACTGAGCGTGGCGAATATGCCGGAACATTTGTAATTTTCAATCCATTCTCTTTGGCTAAAGCCAAATCAATCACATCATAGCCAGCTGTCCGTGATGCAATTTGTTTAATTCCAGCTTGACACAAAATTGGATAAACTGCTGCTTCAACTTTAGCTCGTTGCTGGATAACAATTCCATCATAGCCGTTTACTTGTGGAGCTGTTGCTAGATGTAATGGTTGTGAAATTGTATCAACTTGAATTTGGTGCTTTTCAGCCCAATTTTTAATTGCTGGCTGCTCATCATCACGGACACTGTACATCAAAATTTTCATTGTTTTTCTCCTTTTTATTTTCCTAATCTTTCACTAACATACTGTTTAACCCGATGCATTGCTTCTTGAATATCCTCCATGCTAGCCGCATAACTAATCCGAATATATCCAGCACCACCAGGGCCAAAACTGCTGCCACTAATAACTGCTACTTTAGCCTTTTCAGCTAAATCATAAATAAACTTTTTATCATCTTGAATTAATCCAGCAGGAATCTTTGCAAATAAATAAAATGCTCCTTGCGGTTTAGCACAAGTAAAACCACATTCACTCATTTTTTCTATCAAATAGTCCCGCCGCTTTTGATACTCCTCTTTCATCGGTTGACAATCATCTTGACCATTTGCCAATGCCTCAGTTGCTGCTGCTTGAGTCATAGTTGAAGTTGTTGTAATCGTGAATTGATGAACTTTGCTCAATTCGGCCGTAATTTCTCTTGGAGCACACAAAATTCCAATTCGCCAGCCAGTCATTGCATGTGATTTAGAAACTCCATTTAACAAAATTGCTTGCTCTCTTAAAACCGTCGCTAGTGAAGCGTGTGGTTGATCAAAGTTTAATTCACTATAAATCTCATCACAAATTGCAAAAATCGGTTTGTTACGCAACACTGCTGCTAACTCATCAAGTTCAGCTTGATCGTATGTTACCCCTGTTGGATTAGAAGGATAGTTTAAAACAATTGCTTTAACTCTTTCTCCTTGTTCACTTAGCGTTTTTTGCAACTGTGCAGCAGTTAATTTAAAACCAGTTGAACTCGTATCAACCAAAATCGGCTCAGCTTGATTCAAAATTGTAATCGCA harbors:
- a CDS encoding aminotransferase class I/II-fold pyridoxal phosphate-dependent enzyme; this encodes MTSLAKSMKKELSLLQPSDIRSFDEFASKIPGIIKFTMGEPDFNTPEHIKQAAIASIAANQTHYAPSNGTLQLRQAAANFLATKYQQNYDPADEIIITNGATEAIYTALTSVLNPGDKVIIPTPTFPLYIAITILNQAEPILVDTSSTGFKLTAAQLQKTLSEQGERVKAIVLNYPSNPTGVTYDQAELDELAAVLRNKPIFAICDEIYSELNFDQPHASLATVLREQAILLNGVSKSHAMTGWRIGILCAPREITAELSKVHQFTITTTSTMTQAAATEALANGQDDCQPMKEEYQKRRDYLIEKMSECGFTCAKPQGAFYLFAKIPAGLIQDDKKFIYDLAEKAKVAVISGSSFGPGGAGYIRISYAASMEDIQEAMHRVKQYVSERLGK